A single region of the Silene latifolia isolate original U9 population chromosome 8, ASM4854445v1, whole genome shotgun sequence genome encodes:
- the LOC141595782 gene encoding uncharacterized protein LOC141595782, with protein sequence MVGEDKSDSTKPSLHKFRVLDGLKVSYSLWVDLFTLHARGYKVLHHIDGTDPPAKTDPLYDAWSEVDAIVLQWIYGTMSDDLLPRVLKRDSTARQAWTRVENIFLNNKGARAASLEHEFNNLKLGKFPNFDAYCQRLKDLSVVLLDVGVAINEQRLVLQLVSGLPKEYDTVAAYINQTLPNFETARSMIELENHRHDSRDEPAALVTHTAPSADSQEEAPKTGQSRHNRHSGGKRGTNKGGGQRSQSKQATNSAMPTPMWGPIPAWPSQWTHPPCPYPTFPGWTQPWQPWPMTPPSAHHTSSRNSSSSTRQTAAGTGYGQAHVAATDKGSQATDIGQAFNALTLQPYSPFYMDTGASSHLSADAGMFNSPLNSSTIRSIYVGNGASIPVYGSGHTALNTPTRSLHLHNVLYTPKIIKNLISVRQFTKDNNVSVEFDPCGFSVKDLANGNLILRSNSDGDLYPVSAVSPASTSESSPTRSPCFLFRCLALPSRTPGNFYF encoded by the coding sequence ATGGTCGGCGAAGACAAATCTGATTCTACCAAACCCTCTCTTCACAAATTTCGTGTCCTAGACGGCCTCAAGGTCTCTTATTCCCTATGGGTCGACCTCTTCACTCTTCATGCTCGTGGCTATAAGGTTTTGCATCATATCGACGGCACCGACCCTCCGGCGAAGACGGACCCGTTGTATGACGCATGGTCAGAAGTCGATGCCATTGTTTTACAATGGATATATGGCACCATGTCAGACGACTTGCTACCTCGTGTTCTCAAGCGCGACTCGACCGCTCGGCAGGCCTGGACTCGAGTTGAGAACATCTTCCTCAACAACAAGGGTGCGCGTGCTGCTAGCCTCGAGCACGAATTCAACAATCTCAAACTCGGTAAGTTCCCTAATTTCGATGCCTACTGTCAACGACTCAAAGATTTGTCAGTGGTCTTATTGGATGTCGGCGTTGCAATTAATGAGCAGCGTTTGGTGCTTCAATTGGTCAGCGGCCTTCCGAAGGAATATGACACGGTCGCGGCCTATATTAACCAAACGCTCCCTAATTTTGAGACGGCGCGGAGTATGATCGAGCTTGAGAACCATCGCCATGATAGCCGTGACGAACCCGCGGCTCTGGTGACCCATACAGCCCCCTCTGCTGACTCTCAGGAAGAAGCACCCAAGACCGGCCAATCTCGCCACAACCGCCACAGTGGTGGAAAACGCGGAACTAATAAGGGAGGGGGACAACGCAGCCAGTCAAAACAGGCCACCAATTCCGCCATGCCTACTCCCATGTGGGGTCCCATACCGGCGTGGCCATCCCAGTGGACTCATCCACCTTGCCCATACCCCACCTTCCCCGGGTGGACCCAGCCATGGCAGCCTTGGCCCATGACACCACCATCTGCCCATCACACTTCCTCTCGAAACAGCTCCAGTAGCACACGGCAAACTGCTGCTGGTACGGGTTATGGTCAGGCTCACGTAGCCGCCACAGACAAAGGCTCTCAAGCGACGGATATTGGTCAAGCCTTCAATGCTCTCACCCTCCAACCGTACAGTCCATTTTATATGGACACAGGAGCTTCGTCACATCTATCCGCGGACGCGGGTATGTTTAATTCCCCTCTTAATTCTAGTACGATTCGCTCTATTTATGTCGGGAATGGCGCTAGTATTCCAGTATACGGGTCTGGTCACACCGCACTTAACACACCCACCCGCTCCCTTCACCTTCATAATGTCTTATATACACCGAAAATAATTAAAAACCTTATATCTGTAAGACAATTTACTAAAGACAACAATGTCTCTGTCGAATTTGATCCCTGtggtttttctgtgaaggatTTAGCGAATGGGAATCTGATTCTTAGGAGCAATAGTGATGGCGATCTTTACCCCGTGTCAGCCGTGTCCCCTGCGTCAACCTCCGAGTCGAGTCCAACTCGATCTCCTTGCTTTCTCTTCCGATGTTTGGCACTCCCGTCTAGGACACCCGGGAACTTCTATTTTTAA
- the LOC141597397 gene encoding uncharacterized protein LOC141597397, whose translation MANAWRRDTRTLKLLSSNSLLLLFSISFFLLLIFFFTSNPTKLINNNSQNTPNSHLKYTFNSQKIKPFDCKNSPQSHPIIATITEGLKYPFIFSLADLGYLPERPNHFFQRILNNKPFRRPDISGPIQEVLGRFRAEGKKGILVDVGVNVGMATFAAAAMGVPVVGFEPVFENLQRVCDGIYFNRVSDLVTVFNAAVSDHFGNITFHKLVGRLDNSAVSAAGAKMSFKSSEEIAVQVTTIPLDDVIPESQPVLLLKIDVQGWEYHVLKGAKKLLSRKGSKAPYIIYEEDERLLKASNTTATEIRDFLQSVGYDCEDHGNDAHCTKN comes from the exons ATGGCGAATGCATGGAGAAGAGATACTAGAACTCTCAAACTACTATCATCAAATTCTCTTCTCTTACTTTTTTCAATATCATTTTTTCTCCTATTAATTTTTTTCTTCACCTCAAATCCCACAAAACTCATCAACAATAATTCCCAAAATACCCCTAATTCCCACCTAAAATACACATTCAATTCCCAAAAGATCAAACCATTTGACTGCAAGAATTCCCCACAATCACACCCAATAATTGCAACAATTACTGAAGGACTAAAATACCCTTTTATCTTTTCCTTAGCTGATCTTGGTTACTTACCTGAAAGACCAAATCATTTTTTTCAAAGAATTTTGAATAACAAACCCTTTAGAAGACCTGATATTTCTGGTCCTATACAGGAAGTTTTAGGCCGGTTTCGAGCCGAGGGTAAAAAGGGTATTTTAGTTGATGTGGGTGTTAATGTAGGCATGGCTACATTTGCTGCAGCTGCAATGGGTGTTCCAGTTGTGGGTTTTGAACCTGTTTTTGAGAATTTGCAAAGGGTTTGTGATGGGATTTATTTTAATAGGGTTAGTGATTTGGTTACTGTTTTTAATGCTGCTGTTTCTGATCATTTTGGGAATATTACATTTCACAAG TTAGTAGGCCGACTTGATAATAGTGCGGTGTCTGCTGCCGGTGCCAAAatgtcattcaaatcgagtgaggAGATAGCCGTTCAAGTAACGACCATACCACTTGATGACGTTATCCCAGAGTCACAACCCGTACTACTACTTAAAATCGATGTCCAAGGTTGGGAATATCATGTACTAAAGGGTGCCAAGAAGTTATTGTCAAGAAAGGGATCCAAGGCCCCTTATATAATCTACGAGGAGGACGAACGATTGTTGAAAGCTAGTAACACCACGGCTACAGAAATTCGCGACTTCCTCCAGAGTGTTGGATATGATTGCGAGGACCATGGCAATGATGCTCATTGTACCAAGAATTGA
- the LOC141597398 gene encoding embryo-specific protein ATS3A-like isoform X1 yields the protein MVKYIAFSFLFALISLIIFQASSLSSEDDDDSYIFASADPLPLLSHRIKPNLTGSSCPYTVKIVTSCSSTKRPKDQVSLSFGDKRGNQVYVPKIDDPRSGTFEACSTDTFDISGPCTYDVCYVYLNRRGRDGIKIESVKISGKSTRTVTFNFKSWLPNNVWFGFNYCNGVSASPNL from the exons ATGGTCAAATATATTGCCTTCTCCTTTCTCTTTGCTTTGATCTCTTTAATCATTTTCCAAGCTTCATCATTGTCGTCTGAAGACGACGATGATTCCTACATTTTTGCTTCTGCAGACCCACTTCCTCTCCTTTCTCACAGGATTAAGCCTAATCTG ACTGGGTCAAGCTGTCCTTACACTGTTAAGATTGTTACTAGCTGCTCTTCCACAAAACGCCCTAAAGATCAAGTTAGTCTGTCTTTTGGTGATAAAAGAGGCAATCAG GTATATGTGCCAAAGATAGATGATCCTAGATCAGGTACATTTGAGGCATGCTCCACAGACACATTTGACATTTCAGGACCATGTACTTACGATGTATGCTATGTCTATCTAAATCGGAGGGGTCGTGATGGCATCAAGATCGAAAGTGTGAAAATTTCTGGGAAAAGCACAAGGACAGTGACCTTCAACTTCAAAAGCTGGCTCCCAAACAATGTCTGGTTTGGATTTAACTACTGCAATGGCGTATCTGCCTCTCCGAATCTGTAG
- the LOC141597398 gene encoding embryo-specific protein ATS3A-like isoform X2, with product MVKNIAFSFVLALISLIIFQASSSSPSDEQDSYIFPSAVPLPLPNHRIKPTVTGSSCPYTVKIVTSCSSTKRPKDQVSLSFGDKRGNQVYVPKIDDPRSGTFEACSTDTFDISGPCTYDVCYVYLNRRGRDGIKIESVKISGKSTRTVTFNFKSWLPNNVWFGFNYCNGVSASPNL from the exons ATGGTCAAAAATATTGCATTCTCTTTTGTCCTTGCTTTGATTTCTCTAATCATTTTCCAagcttcatcatcatcaccatctgatGAACAAGATTCCTACATTTTCCCTTCTGCAGTCCCACTTCCTCTGCCTAATCACAGGATTAAGCCTACTGTG ACTGGGTCAAGCTGTCCTTACACTGTTAAGATTGTTACTAGCTGCTCTTCCACAAAACGCCCTAAAGATCAAGTTAGTCTGTCTTTTGGTGATAAAAGAGGCAATCAG GTATATGTGCCAAAGATAGATGATCCTAGATCAGGTACATTTGAGGCATGCTCCACAGACACATTTGACATTTCAGGACCATGTACTTACGATGTATGCTATGTCTATCTAAATCGGAGGGGTCGTGATGGCATCAAGATCGAAAGTGTGAAAATTTCTGGGAAAAGCACAAGGACAGTGACCTTCAACTTCAAAAGCTGGCTCCCAAACAATGTCTGGTTTGGATTTAACTACTGCAATGGCGTATCTGCCTCTCCGAATCTGTAG
- the LOC141597400 gene encoding SPX domain-containing protein 1 — MKFGKSLSNQIEETLPEWRDKFLSYKDLKKKLKLIVPKNNVNNNNNNININNDNIEDNVNDRPIKRQRIDCEEGMTKEEVNFLRLLEDELEKFNTFFVEQEEEYIIRLKELQDRVAKAKRSNYDEMLKIRKEIVDFHGEMVLLENYSALNYTGLVKILKKYDKRTGALIRLPFIQRVLQQPFFTTDLIYKLVKQCERILDLLFPTDDCTIATTAPTAPTSDGCETTTAPANLIKCPKELAEIEYMESLYMKSTISALRALKEIRSKSSTVSMFSLPPLQLGGLEETWNKIPVLEQLAK; from the exons ATGAAGTTTGGGAAGAGTTTGAGCAACCAAATTGAAGAAACATTACCAGAATGGAGAGACAAGTTTTTAtcatacaaagatttgaagaaaaaattGAAACTTATTGTTCCAAAAAAcaatgttaataataataataataatataaatataaacaaTGATAATATTGAAGATAATGTTAATGATCGTCCAATAAAAAGGCAGAGAATTGATTGTGAAGAAGGGATGACAAAAGAAGAGGTTAATTTTTTAAGATTGTTGGAAGATGAACTTGAGAAATTCAATACCTTTTTTGTTGAGCAAGAAGAAGAATATATCATAAGATTGAAG GAATTGCAAGATAGAGTGGCAAAGGCAAAGAGATCCAATTATGATGAAATGCTCAAAATTAGAAAGGAGATTGTTGATTTTCATGGTGAAATGGTGTTGTTGGAAAATTACAGTGCACTCAACTATACAG GACTCGTAAAGATCCTCAAGAAATACGACAAGAGGACAGGTGCCCTAATCCGACTCCCTTTCATTCAAAGAGTCTTACAACAACCCTTCTTCACCACAGACTTGATTTACAAGCTTGTCAAACAATGTGAACGAATACTCGACCTTCTCTTCCCCACTGATGACTGCACAATAGCTACTACCGCCCCCACTGCCCCCACAAGTGATGGTTGCGAGACTACTACCGCCCCTGCCAATCTAATCAAGTGTCCCAAGGAACTTGCTGAGATAGAGTACATGGAGAGTCTTTACATGAAGAGTACTATTTCGGCTTTACGAGCATTGAAAGAGATTAGAAGCAAAAGCTCTACTGTTAGTATGTTTTCATTGCCTCCTTTACAATTAGGCGGCCTCGAGGAGACTTGGAACAAGATTCCTGTTCTTGAACAACTAGCAAAGTAG
- the LOC141595881 gene encoding auxin-binding protein ABP19a-like yields MESPKITLFLLSFLLFSTLSSATSVVDFCVADFDYPVGPAGYPCKNPANLTVDDFVFSGLGVPGNTSNIFKLATTFAIDTTFPALNGLGLSMLRLDIGVGGVVPIHSHRVSELILVIDGPIIAGFISEDDTVYYKKLYKGDIMIFPQSLLHFQVNVGDEPALAFVSLNSASPGFQTTTPSLFGNDLPTNVIEKITLLDGAQVKKLKELFGGTN; encoded by the coding sequence ATGGAATCACCAAAAATTACCTTATTTTTATTATCATTTCTACTTTTTTCAACATTGTCATCCGCTACAAGTGTTGTCGATTTCTGCGTAGCAGACTTCGACTATCCAGTAGGGCCAGCCGGATATCCATGTAAGAATCCAGCAAATTTAACTGTCGATGATTTCGTATTCTCTGGCTTAGGTGTCCCAGGGAATACGTCTAACATATTCAAACTCGCTACGACTTTTGCAATCGACACAACATTTCCTGCTTTAAATGGATTAGGCCTTTCAATGCTCCGACTTGACATCGGTGTGGGTGGAGTTGTCCCGATCCACTCCCATCGAGTTTCGGAATTAATTTTGGTAATTGATGGCCCAATTATAGCCGGGTTTATTTCCGAAGATGATACTGTCTACTATAAAAAGTTATACAAAGGTGACATCATGATATTTCCACAAAGTTTGTTACATTTTCAAGTAAATGTTGGTGACGAACCTGCTCTTGCGTTTGTTAGTTTAAATAGCGCAAGCCCCGGCTTCCAAACTACGACCCCGTCTTTGTTCGGAAACGATTTGCCAACGAATGTGATCGAGAAGATCACTTTGTTGGATGGTGCCCAAGTCAAGAAGTTGAAGGAACTCTTTGGTGGCACTAACTAA